From one Melospiza melodia melodia isolate bMelMel2 chromosome 6, bMelMel2.pri, whole genome shotgun sequence genomic stretch:
- the DDB2 gene encoding DNA damage-binding protein 2 isoform X2: MAPVNQPKDKKRERACQHWPEEAKSAGKKKRDYGERGNEKQEKKLFVRKTSKPSGKIGCSGGGFVMRNKRVLSSQLERRCSIVHYVYQKMLGGSIQAQLRQRLELAFLRSLSSYCLFRRASPFDRRVTCLEWHPTHPSTLAVGSKGGDIILWDCEVLAKTCFIKGKGPGDSLGDIKFSPYEAEKLYVASGDGTLSLQDLEGRAVQVISRALDCGHEHHNVCCWYCSVDVSASWNTVVTGDNVGNVVLLSTSGEEIWKLKLHKKKVTHVEFNSRCEWMFATASVDQTVKIWDLRNIKNKTNFLHLLPHEKPVNAAYFSPTHGAKLLSTDQHNEIRVYSSSDWTKPQHLIPHPHRQFQHLTPIKATWHPRYELIVVGRYPDPKFPGYTLNELRTVDVFDGNTGDMVCQLYDPNASGIISLNKFNPMGDTLASGMGFNILIWNQEEMAAKKHELLLKAMTNEEIEP, from the exons ATGGCTCCAGTGAACCAGCCAAAGGACAAGAAGCGTGAGAGGGCATGTCAGCATTGGCCAGAGGAGGCAAAATCAGCTGGGAAGAAGAAACGGGACTATGGAGAACGAGGGAATGAGAAACAAGAAAAGAAGTTGTTTGTGAGAAAAACATCTAAACCCTCAGGGAAAATCG GTTGCAGTGGAGGTGGGTTTGTGATGAGAAACAAGAGAGTCCTTTCCTCTCAGCTGGAGCGGCGATGCAGCATTGTTCATTATGTCTACCAGAAAATGCTGGGAGGCTCCATTCAGGCACAGCTCAGGCAG AGATTGGAGCTGGCTTTTCTGCGTTCTCTTTCCTCATACTGCCTCTTTCGAAGAGCAAGTCCCTTTGACAGGAGAGTGACATGTCTGGAATGGCACCCAACACACCCCAGTACGCTAGCTGTTGGTTCCAAAGGTGGAGACATCATCCTTTGGGATTGTGAAGTACTTGCTAAAACCTGCTTCATAAAGGGG AAAGGGCCAGGAGATTCTCTCGGAGACATCAAGTTCAGTCCTTATGAGGCAGAGAAGCTTTATGTGGCATCAGGTGATGGCACCCTAAGTCTGCAGGATCTTGAGGGCAGAGCGGTGCAGGTGATCTCTCGTGCCCTGGACTGTGGCCATGAGCATCATAATGTTTG TTGCTGGTACTGCAGTGTGGACGTTTCTGCAAGCTGGAATACCGTGGTGACAGGTGATAATGTGGGCAATGTGGTCCTGCTCAGCACTTCTGGTGAAGAG ATCTGGAAGCTGAAATTGCACAAGAAGAAAGTGACTCATGTAGAGTTTAACTCCCGATGTGAGTGGATGTTTGCCACAGCATCCGTGGATCAGACAGTCAAAATCTGGGACCTCAGAAacatcaaaaacaaaacaaactttcTTCATCTGCTTCCACATGAGAAACCTGTCAATGCAG CTTACTTCAGCCCAACACATGGTGCTAAGCTTCTGAGCACAGACCAGCACAATGAAATCAGGGTTTACTCATCCTCAGACTGGACCAAGCCACAGCATCTGATTCCACATCCACATAGGCAGTTTCAGCACCTCACACCTATTAAG GCGACGTGGCATCCTCGCTATGAGCTCATCGTGGTAGGTCGCTACCCAGACCCCAAGTTCCCCGGGTACACGCTGAACGAGCTGCGCACCGTGGATGTGTTCGATGGGAACACCGGCGACATGGTGTGTCAGCTCTACGATCCAAACGCTTCGGGCATCATCTCG CTCAATAAATTTAACCCTATGGGAGACACACTGGCTTCTGGCATGG gCTTTAATATTCTGATCTGGAACCAGGAGGAGATGGCAGCCAAGAAGCATGAACTTCTCTTGAAAGCCATGACAAACGAGGAGATTGAACCATGA
- the DDB2 gene encoding DNA damage-binding protein 2 isoform X3, with the protein MCCSGGGFVMRNKRVLSSQLERRCSIVHYVYQKMLGGSIQAQLRQRLELAFLRSLSSYCLFRRASPFDRRVTCLEWHPTHPSTLAVGSKGGDIILWDCEVLAKTCFIKGKGPGDSLGDIKFSPYEAEKLYVASGDGTLSLQDLEGRAVQVISRALDCGHEHHNVCCWYCSVDVSASWNTVVTGDNVGNVVLLSTSGEEIWKLKLHKKKVTHVEFNSRCEWMFATASVDQTVKIWDLRNIKNKTNFLHLLPHEKPVNAAYFSPTHGAKLLSTDQHNEIRVYSSSDWTKPQHLIPHPHRQFQHLTPIKATWHPRYELIVVGRYPDPKFPGYTLNELRTVDVFDGNTGDMVCQLYDPNASGIISLNKFNPMGDTLASGMGFNILIWNQEEMAAKKHELLLKAMTNEEIEP; encoded by the exons ATGT GTTGCAGTGGAGGTGGGTTTGTGATGAGAAACAAGAGAGTCCTTTCCTCTCAGCTGGAGCGGCGATGCAGCATTGTTCATTATGTCTACCAGAAAATGCTGGGAGGCTCCATTCAGGCACAGCTCAGGCAG AGATTGGAGCTGGCTTTTCTGCGTTCTCTTTCCTCATACTGCCTCTTTCGAAGAGCAAGTCCCTTTGACAGGAGAGTGACATGTCTGGAATGGCACCCAACACACCCCAGTACGCTAGCTGTTGGTTCCAAAGGTGGAGACATCATCCTTTGGGATTGTGAAGTACTTGCTAAAACCTGCTTCATAAAGGGG AAAGGGCCAGGAGATTCTCTCGGAGACATCAAGTTCAGTCCTTATGAGGCAGAGAAGCTTTATGTGGCATCAGGTGATGGCACCCTAAGTCTGCAGGATCTTGAGGGCAGAGCGGTGCAGGTGATCTCTCGTGCCCTGGACTGTGGCCATGAGCATCATAATGTTTG TTGCTGGTACTGCAGTGTGGACGTTTCTGCAAGCTGGAATACCGTGGTGACAGGTGATAATGTGGGCAATGTGGTCCTGCTCAGCACTTCTGGTGAAGAG ATCTGGAAGCTGAAATTGCACAAGAAGAAAGTGACTCATGTAGAGTTTAACTCCCGATGTGAGTGGATGTTTGCCACAGCATCCGTGGATCAGACAGTCAAAATCTGGGACCTCAGAAacatcaaaaacaaaacaaactttcTTCATCTGCTTCCACATGAGAAACCTGTCAATGCAG CTTACTTCAGCCCAACACATGGTGCTAAGCTTCTGAGCACAGACCAGCACAATGAAATCAGGGTTTACTCATCCTCAGACTGGACCAAGCCACAGCATCTGATTCCACATCCACATAGGCAGTTTCAGCACCTCACACCTATTAAG GCGACGTGGCATCCTCGCTATGAGCTCATCGTGGTAGGTCGCTACCCAGACCCCAAGTTCCCCGGGTACACGCTGAACGAGCTGCGCACCGTGGATGTGTTCGATGGGAACACCGGCGACATGGTGTGTCAGCTCTACGATCCAAACGCTTCGGGCATCATCTCG CTCAATAAATTTAACCCTATGGGAGACACACTGGCTTCTGGCATGG gCTTTAATATTCTGATCTGGAACCAGGAGGAGATGGCAGCCAAGAAGCATGAACTTCTCTTGAAAGCCATGACAAACGAGGAGATTGAACCATGA
- the ACP2 gene encoding lysosomal acid phosphatase, translated as MAGGWGGAVLLLLALCLQPPPARARSLRFVTLVYRHGDRSPIKAFPRDPYQESAWPQGFGQLTQVGMRQQWELGQALRRRYRDFLSDTYRRQEIFIRSTDCDRTLMSAEANLAGLYPPGGQEMFNPNISWQPIPVHTVPESDERLLKFPLTPCPRYEQLQTETRHSAEYINKTKENWQFLEMVAKETGIRDISLESIWSVYDTLFCEQAHKMDLPGWVTPEVMTHLKELKDFGFEFLFGIHNRVEKARLQGGVLLDHIRKNLTKAANASAHQNLKLLVYSAHDTTLVALQTALDVYNKIQAPYASCHLFELYQEDDGNFSVEMFYRNESGKEPFPLTIPGCQHKCPLQRFLELTDPVVPQDWEQECKVSSSMHDTELFVGLAVCGSILLLLIVLLLTVLFRIQSQPLGYRHVSNEGEEQA; from the exons ATGGCGGGCGGGTGGGGCGGCGccgtcctgctgctcctggcgctgtgcctgcagccgccgcccgcccgggccCGCAGCCTCCGCTTCGTGACGCTG GTGTACCGGCACGGAGACCGCTCGCCCATCAAGGCCTTCCCGCGGGACCCGTACCAGGAGAGCGCCTGGCCCCAGGGATTCGGGCAGCTCACGCAG GTGGGGATGCggcagcagtgggagctgggcCAGGCCCTGCGGCGGCGCTACCGCGACTTCCTCAGCGACACGTACCGGCGGCAGGAG ATCTTCATCCGCAGCACAGACTGTGATCGGACACTGATGAGTGCAGAGGCCAATCTGGCAGGCCTCTATCCTCCAGGAGGACAAGAGATGTTCAACCCTAACATCTCCTGGCAGCCTATCCCTGTGCACACAGTCCCTGAGTCTGACGAAAGG CTACTGAAGTTCCCTTTGACCCCTTGTCCACGGTATGAACAGCTACAGACTGAAACACGGCACTCAGCAGAATACATAAATAAGACCAAAGAGAATTGG CAATTCCTGGAGATGGTGGCAAAGGAGACTGGGATCCGGGATATCTCTCTCGAGAGTATATGGAGTGTGTATGACACACTGTTCTGTGAA CAAGCACATAAAATGGATTTGCCTGGATGGGTGACTCCAGAAGTCATGACTCACTTGAAGGAACTAAAAGACTTTGGTTTTGAATTTCTGTTTGGGATCCACAATCGGGTAGAAAAAGCTCGTCTGCAAGGCG GAGTCCTGCTGGATCACATAAGGAAAAATCTAACCAAAGCAGCAAATGCTTCTGCCCATCAGAACCTAAAACTACTTGTCTATTCAGCA CATGACACCACACTTGTGGCACTGCAGACGGCTCTAGATGTCTACAACAAGATCCAAGCACCATACGCCTCATGTCATTTATTTGAACTGTACCAAGAGGATGATGG TAACTTCTCCGTGGAGATGTTTTACCGGAATGAGAGTGGGAAGGAACCCTTCCCACTGACAATCCCTGGCTGTCAGCATAAATGCCCATTGCAAAGATTCTTGGAACTCACAGATCCTGTTGTGCCCCAGGACTGGGAGCAGGAATGCAAGGTATCAAGCAGCATGCATGACACAG AACTCTTTGTGGGTTTGGCTGTGTGTGGATCCATTCTCCTTCTCCTTATTGTTCTCCTCTTGACTGTACTCTTTCGCATACAGTCTCAGCCCCTTGGCTACCGGCACGTCTCCAACGAAGGAGAAGAGCAGGCCTGA
- the DDB2 gene encoding DNA damage-binding protein 2 isoform X1, with protein MAPVNQPKDKKRERACQHWPEEAKSAGKKKRDYGERGNEKQEKKLFVRKTSKPSGKIGNISSGCSGGGFVMRNKRVLSSQLERRCSIVHYVYQKMLGGSIQAQLRQRLELAFLRSLSSYCLFRRASPFDRRVTCLEWHPTHPSTLAVGSKGGDIILWDCEVLAKTCFIKGKGPGDSLGDIKFSPYEAEKLYVASGDGTLSLQDLEGRAVQVISRALDCGHEHHNVCCWYCSVDVSASWNTVVTGDNVGNVVLLSTSGEEIWKLKLHKKKVTHVEFNSRCEWMFATASVDQTVKIWDLRNIKNKTNFLHLLPHEKPVNAAYFSPTHGAKLLSTDQHNEIRVYSSSDWTKPQHLIPHPHRQFQHLTPIKATWHPRYELIVVGRYPDPKFPGYTLNELRTVDVFDGNTGDMVCQLYDPNASGIISLNKFNPMGDTLASGMGFNILIWNQEEMAAKKHELLLKAMTNEEIEP; from the exons ATGGCTCCAGTGAACCAGCCAAAGGACAAGAAGCGTGAGAGGGCATGTCAGCATTGGCCAGAGGAGGCAAAATCAGCTGGGAAGAAGAAACGGGACTATGGAGAACGAGGGAATGAGAAACAAGAAAAGAAGTTGTTTGTGAGAAAAACATCTAAACCCTCAGGGAAAATCGGTAACATTTCTTCAG GTTGCAGTGGAGGTGGGTTTGTGATGAGAAACAAGAGAGTCCTTTCCTCTCAGCTGGAGCGGCGATGCAGCATTGTTCATTATGTCTACCAGAAAATGCTGGGAGGCTCCATTCAGGCACAGCTCAGGCAG AGATTGGAGCTGGCTTTTCTGCGTTCTCTTTCCTCATACTGCCTCTTTCGAAGAGCAAGTCCCTTTGACAGGAGAGTGACATGTCTGGAATGGCACCCAACACACCCCAGTACGCTAGCTGTTGGTTCCAAAGGTGGAGACATCATCCTTTGGGATTGTGAAGTACTTGCTAAAACCTGCTTCATAAAGGGG AAAGGGCCAGGAGATTCTCTCGGAGACATCAAGTTCAGTCCTTATGAGGCAGAGAAGCTTTATGTGGCATCAGGTGATGGCACCCTAAGTCTGCAGGATCTTGAGGGCAGAGCGGTGCAGGTGATCTCTCGTGCCCTGGACTGTGGCCATGAGCATCATAATGTTTG TTGCTGGTACTGCAGTGTGGACGTTTCTGCAAGCTGGAATACCGTGGTGACAGGTGATAATGTGGGCAATGTGGTCCTGCTCAGCACTTCTGGTGAAGAG ATCTGGAAGCTGAAATTGCACAAGAAGAAAGTGACTCATGTAGAGTTTAACTCCCGATGTGAGTGGATGTTTGCCACAGCATCCGTGGATCAGACAGTCAAAATCTGGGACCTCAGAAacatcaaaaacaaaacaaactttcTTCATCTGCTTCCACATGAGAAACCTGTCAATGCAG CTTACTTCAGCCCAACACATGGTGCTAAGCTTCTGAGCACAGACCAGCACAATGAAATCAGGGTTTACTCATCCTCAGACTGGACCAAGCCACAGCATCTGATTCCACATCCACATAGGCAGTTTCAGCACCTCACACCTATTAAG GCGACGTGGCATCCTCGCTATGAGCTCATCGTGGTAGGTCGCTACCCAGACCCCAAGTTCCCCGGGTACACGCTGAACGAGCTGCGCACCGTGGATGTGTTCGATGGGAACACCGGCGACATGGTGTGTCAGCTCTACGATCCAAACGCTTCGGGCATCATCTCG CTCAATAAATTTAACCCTATGGGAGACACACTGGCTTCTGGCATGG gCTTTAATATTCTGATCTGGAACCAGGAGGAGATGGCAGCCAAGAAGCATGAACTTCTCTTGAAAGCCATGACAAACGAGGAGATTGAACCATGA